From Balearica regulorum gibbericeps isolate bBalReg1 chromosome 13, bBalReg1.pri, whole genome shotgun sequence, a single genomic window includes:
- the SALL1 gene encoding sal-like protein 1 isoform X1, whose amino-acid sequence MRRASAGGLRGDPPAAAAEQKRFRRAGDTEKGQANRTTKNKDAHVCGRCCAEFFELSDLLQHKKNCTKNQLVLIVNENPASPSETFPPSSPSDNPDEQMNDTVNNTDQVDCSDLSEHNKLDREESMDVEASSINNSSSSSKSVNNSITSSNSSTMGTSAVTTSLPHIGDLTTLGNFSVINSNVIIENLQSTKVAVAQFSQEARCNGASSSKLAVPALMEQLLALQQQQIHQLQLIEQIRHQILLLASQNTDMPTSSSPSQGTLRTSANPLSTLSSHLSQQLAAAAGLAQSLASQSASISGVKQLPPIQLPQSNPGNTLIPSSSGSSPNINILAAAVTTPSSEKVASSIGGSQLSNPPVSASSSPAFAISSLLSPASNPLLPQPTPSNSVFSSPLSNIGTPAEDLNSLTALAQQRKSKPPNVTAFEAKSNSDEAFFKHKCRFCAKVFGSDSALQIHLRSHTGERPFKCNICGNRFSTKGNLKVHFQRHKEKYPHIQMNPYPVPEHLDNIPTSTGIPYGMSIPPEKPVTSWLDSKPVLSTLTTSVGLPLPPTIPSLTPFIKTEEPQPIPISHPSTSPPCSVKSDSGTADPTSKISNGLSDEVEAGVLPTSNGKMEENPQNTNTITSLTSSVSSPAADSGSSSVATFTNPLMPLMSEQFKAKFPFGGLLDSTPASETSKLQQLVENIDKKATDPNECIICHRVLSCQSALKMHYRTHTGERPFKCKICGRAFTTKGNLKTHYSVHRAMPPLRVQHSCPICQKKFTNAVVLQQHIRMHMGGQIPNTPVTENYPESMESDTGSFDDKNFDDIDNFSDENMEDCPDSSVPDTPKSADASQDSLSSSPLPLEMSSIAALENQMKMINAGLAEQLQASLKSVENGSVEGDVLTNDSSSVGGDMESQSAGSPAVSESTSSMQALSPSNSTNDYHKSPSIEEKPVRALPSEFANGLSPTPANSGALDLTSSNTDKMIKEESLSMLFPFRDRGKFKNTACDICGKTFACQSALDIHYRSHTKERPFICTVCNRGFSTKGNLKQHMLTHQMRDLPSQLFEPNSSIGPNQNSSVMPANSLSSLIKTEVNGFVHSSPQDSKEAPSGLVASGPLSSSATSPVLLPALPRKTPKQHYCNTCGKTFSSSSALQIHERTHTGEKPFACTICGRAFTTKGNLKVHMGTHMWNSTPARRGRRLSVDGPMTFLGGNPVKFPEMFQKDLAVRSGNGDPSSFWNQYAAALSNGLAMKTNEISVIQNGGIPPAPGGLGNGGSSPISGLTGSLEKLQNSEPNAPLAGLEKMASNENGTNFRFTRFVEDSKEIVTN is encoded by the exons ATGAGAAGGGCGAGcgccggggggctgcggggggaccCGCCGGCGGCAGCCGCGGAGCAGAAGCGCTTCAGGCGGGCAG GAGACACAGAAAAGGGTCAAGCAAATCGAACCACTAAGAACAAGGACGCCCATGTCTGTGGCAGGTGCTGTGCTGAGTTCTTTGAATTATCAGATCTCCTGCAACACAAGAAGAATTGTACTAAAAATCAATTAGTTTTAATTGTGAATGAAAATCCAGCTTCTCCTTCTGAAACCTTCCCTCCTAGTTCCCCTTCTGATAATCCTGATGAACAGATGAATGACACAGTTAATAACACAGATCAAGTAGACTGCAGTGACCTTTCAGAGCATAACAAACTTGACAGGGAAGAATCCATGGATGTGGAGGCTTCCAGCATTAACAATAGCAGTAGCAGTTCCAAGAGCGTCAACAATAGTATTACAAGCAGTAACAGCTCCACAATGGGTACCTCAGCTGTAACAACCTCTCTACCTCACATAGGGGATCTGACAACATTAGGCAACTTTTCAGTGATAAATAGTAATGTAATAATTGAAAACCTTCAGAGTACTAAAGTGGCAGTAGCACAGTTCTCACAGGAAGCAAGATGTAACGGTGCATCGAGCAGTAAGCTTGCTGTACCTGCCCTGATGGAGCAACTGTTGGcgttacagcagcagcagatccaCCAGTTGCAACTGATTGAACAAATTCGTCACCAAATATTATTGTTGGCTTCCCAAAATACAGACATGCCAACATCTTCTAGCCCTTCTCAAGGTACTTTACGAACATCTGCCAACCCCTTGTCCACATTAAGTTCCCATTTATcccagcagctggctgcagcagctggattAGCACAAAGCCTTGCTAGTCAATCTGCCAGCATCAGTGGTGTGAAACAGCTACCCCCTATACAGCTACCTCAGAGCAACCCTGGCAACACTCTAATTCCATCCAGTAGTGGCTCTTCTCCAAATATTAACATATTGGCAGCAGCAGTTACAACACCCTCCTCAGAAAAAGTGGCTTCAAGTATTGGTGGCTCACAGCTCAGCAACCCACCAGTATCAGCATCATCTTCACCAGCTTTTGCAATAAGCAGTTTATTAAGTCCTGCATCTAATCCACTTCTACCTCAGCCCACCCCTAGTAACTCTGTTTTCTCCAGTCCCTTGTCCAATATTGGAACACCTGCAGAGGATTTAAACTCCTTGACTGCCTTggcacagcaaagaaaaagcaagccaCCAAATGTAACAGCTTTTGAAGCGAAAAGTAATTCAGATGAGGCATTCTTTAAGCATAAATGCAGGTTCTGTGCTAAAGTGTTTGGGAGTGACAGTGCCTTGCAGATTCATTTACGTTCTCACACTGGCGAGAGGCCATTTAAATGCAACATATGTGGAAACAGGTTCTCCACAAAGGGAAACTTAAAAGTCCACTTTCAGCgtcataaagaaaaataccctCATATTCAAATGAATCCATACCCGGTGCCAGAGCATTTGGACAATATTCCTACAAGCACGGGTATTCCTTATGGGATGTCTATACCGCCAGAGAAACCTGTCACGAGCTGGCTGGACAGCAAGCCAGTCCTCTCCACCCTGACTACTTCTGTTGGCCTGCCACTCCCACCAACAATTCCAAGCTTGACCCCATTCATCAAAACTGAGGAGCCTCAGCCAATTCCCATTAGCCATCCTTCCACTAGCCCTCCCTGCTCTGTCAAGAGTGACTCGGGAACAGCTGATCCCACATCAAAAATTTCCAATGGACTTTCTGATGAGGTAGAGGCTGGTGTTTTGCCTACCTCAAATggcaaaatggaagaaaacccTCAAAACACAAACACCATCACTAGCCTGACCAGCTCCGTGAGCTCACCGGCAGCAGACTCTGGCTCCAGCAGTGTCGCCACTTTTACAAATCCACTGATGCCTCTAATGTCAGAGCAATTTAAGGCAAAGTTTCCATTTGGAGGACTATTGGATTCAACGCCAGCATCCGAAACGTCAAAATTGCAGCAACTGGTAGAAAACATTGACAAAAAGGCAACCGATCCTAACGAGTGTATCATTTGCCACCGAGTTCTCAGTTGCCAGAGTGCACTGAAAATGCATTATCGCACGCATACCGGTGAGAGgccatttaaatgtaaaatctgTGGTCGTGCTTTCACCACTAAAGGCAACTTAAAGACTCATTACAGTGTCCACCGTGCCATGCCCCCACTGAGAGTACAACATTCATGCCCGATCTGCCAGAAAAAATTCACCAATGCCGTTGTGCTACAGCAGCATATCCGAATGCACATGGGAGGGCAGATCCCCAACACCCCAGTCACGGAAAACTATCCTGAGTCAATGGAATCAGATACGGGATCTTTTGATGATAAGAATTTTGATGATATAGACAACTTCTCAGATGAGAACATGGAAGACTGTCCTGACAGCAGCGTGCCAGATACACCTAAATCTGCAGATGCATCACAAGACAGCTTGtcttcttcccctctgcccctggAAATGTCAAGTAttgctgctttggaaaatcaGATGAAGATGATCAACGCAGGACTTGCTGAACAGCTTCAGGCAAGCTTAAAGTCGGTTGAAAATGGGTCAGTGGAAGGGGACGTTTTGACTAATGATTCGTCATCTGTCGGTGGTGATATGGAAAGCCAAAGTGCTGGAAGTCCTGCTGTCTCAGAGTCTACCTCTTCCATGCAGGCCTTGTCCCCATCCAACAGCACTAACGATTACCACAAGTCACCAAGTATCGAAGAGAAACCAGTAAGAGCTTTACCAAGTGAGTTTGCCAACGGTTTGTCTCCAACCCCTGCTAACAGTGGTGCTTTGGACTTGACGTCTAGTAACACTGATAAAATGATTAAAGAAGAGTCTCTGAGTATGctctttcctttcagagatAGAGGTAAATTTAAAAACACCGCATGTGACATTTGTGGCAAAACATTTGCTTGTCAGAGTGCCTTGGACATTCATTACAGAAGTCATACCAAAGAGAGACCATTTATTTGCACAGTTTGCAATCGTGGCTTTTCCACAAAGGGTAATTTGAAGCAGCATATGTTGACACATCAAATGCGAGATCTACCATCACAACTTTTTGAGCCCAATTCCAGTATCGGCCCTAATCAGAACTCTTCGGTTATGCCTGCTAATTCACTGTCATCGCTCATAAAGACTGAGGTTAACGGCTTTGTGCACAGCTCTCCTCAGGATAGCAAAGAAGCACCCTCTGGTCTAGTTGCTTCGGGGCCGCTGTCCTCCTCTGCCACGTCCCCTGTCCTGCTCCCCGCTCTCCccagaaaaacccccaaacagcACTACTGCAACACGTGTGGGAAAACGTTTTCTTCCTCCAGTGCTCTGCAGATCCACGAAAGGACACACACTGGTGAGAAACCTTTTGCCTGCACTATATGTGGAAGAGCATTCACAACAAAAGGCAATCTGAAG gttcACATGGGCACTCACATGTGGAACAGTACTCCTGCAAGACGAGGCAGACGACTTTCTGTAGATGGCCCCATGACATTCCTAGGAGGCAATCCTGTAAAGTTCccagaaatgtttcagaaggatttggctGTGCGGTCGGGGAATGGAGACCCCTCCAGCTTCTGGAACCAGTATGCAGCAGCACTCTCCAATGGCTTGGCCATGAAGACCAACGAGATCTCCGTCATCCAGAACGGTGGCATCCCTCCGGCGCCGGGGGGCCTGGGCAATGGTGGCAGCTCTCCCATCAGCGGCTTGACAGGAAGCCTGGAGAAGCTCCAGAATTCAGAACCCAACGCACCTCTAGCTGGTCTGGAGAAAATGGCAAGCAATGAAAATGGGACAAACTTCCGTTTTACGCGTTTCGtggaagacagcaaagaaattgtAACAAATTAG